The following proteins come from a genomic window of Bremerella alba:
- a CDS encoding YifB family Mg chelatase-like AAA ATPase yields MLAQLCTYTMAGIDAIPVEVEVDVSPTALPKTVLVGLPEAAVKESVHRIERAIVNSGFFCPRDRVVINLAPAEIPKNAASFDLPITLGVLLGSGQLTSDRLSEYAIVGELALDGNTRPIRGVLSKAIETEKQKLRGIIVPAQNAREAAVVEGIEVIPVASLSEAVGFLSGQLDIEPVPPQIHALLEEHSAYEVDFADVRGQELAKRAATIAAAGMHNLLLVGPPGSGKTMLAKRVRTILPELTPSESVETTRIYSATGRLATNEPLLATRPFRSPHHTISEAGLVGGGSNPAPGEISLSHNGILFLDELPEFNRRTLELMRQPLEDRQVTISRALRSVTFPADFMLVAAMNPCPCGFRNDPRRNCRCSVPQVEKYVGKISGPLLDRIDIQIEVPAVPYQELASTTEGTSSEELKEMVISARKIQTRRFVGSPSRYNAQMSSREVRKHCHVEEEAANLMKQSISNFGLSARAYDKILRLARTIADLESATVISADHVCEAINYRMLDRSLVG; encoded by the coding sequence ATGCTGGCTCAACTTTGCACCTACACGATGGCCGGCATCGATGCGATTCCCGTGGAGGTCGAGGTCGACGTTTCTCCCACCGCGCTTCCCAAGACCGTACTGGTCGGCCTGCCGGAAGCCGCCGTCAAGGAAAGCGTCCACCGTATCGAGCGGGCCATCGTCAACTCAGGCTTCTTCTGCCCGCGTGATCGCGTGGTCATCAACCTGGCCCCGGCGGAAATCCCCAAAAACGCGGCCTCGTTTGATTTGCCCATCACGCTTGGCGTGCTGCTGGGAAGTGGGCAACTCACCAGTGACCGGCTTAGCGAATACGCTATCGTCGGCGAACTGGCCCTCGACGGCAACACGCGTCCCATCCGCGGTGTACTTTCCAAAGCGATCGAAACCGAGAAGCAGAAGCTACGCGGAATTATCGTGCCGGCACAAAATGCCCGGGAAGCTGCCGTCGTGGAAGGGATCGAGGTCATTCCGGTCGCCAGCCTGAGTGAAGCGGTCGGCTTTCTGTCGGGTCAGCTCGATATCGAACCGGTCCCACCCCAAATCCACGCCTTGCTGGAAGAACACTCTGCCTACGAAGTCGATTTCGCCGACGTCCGCGGGCAGGAACTCGCCAAACGAGCCGCCACCATCGCCGCAGCCGGAATGCATAACCTGCTGTTAGTAGGCCCTCCAGGCTCAGGCAAAACAATGCTCGCCAAGCGGGTTCGAACGATCCTGCCGGAACTGACGCCCAGCGAATCGGTCGAGACTACACGCATCTACAGCGCTACCGGCCGCCTGGCCACCAACGAGCCGCTGCTGGCGACGCGGCCTTTTCGTTCGCCTCACCATACGATCTCTGAGGCTGGCCTGGTCGGGGGTGGCAGCAACCCGGCACCCGGCGAAATTAGTCTCTCGCACAACGGAATTCTTTTCCTCGACGAGCTTCCAGAGTTCAACCGCCGCACGCTGGAACTGATGCGGCAGCCGCTGGAAGATCGCCAGGTGACCATCAGCCGGGCTTTGCGTAGTGTCACCTTCCCGGCCGACTTCATGCTGGTCGCAGCGATGAACCCTTGCCCGTGCGGTTTTCGCAACGACCCGCGCCGCAACTGCCGCTGCTCGGTCCCGCAGGTCGAAAAGTACGTCGGCAAAATATCGGGCCCGCTGCTCGATCGAATCGATATTCAGATCGAAGTCCCTGCGGTCCCTTACCAAGAGTTGGCCAGCACCACGGAAGGAACCAGCAGCGAGGAGCTGAAAGAGATGGTCATCTCGGCCCGCAAAATTCAAACCCGCCGCTTCGTCGGCAGCCCTAGCCGTTACAACGCCCAAATGAGTAGCCGCGAAGTCCGTAAGCACTGCCACGTGGAAGAAGAAGCGGCCAACCTGATGAAGCAAAGCATCAGCAACTTTGGCCTGAGTGCCAGGGCCTACGATAAGATCCTGCGTCTGGCGAGAACGATCGCCGACCTGGAATCGGCCACGGTGATCTCGGCCGATCATGTTTGCGAGGCGATTAACTACCGAATGCTCGACCGGAGTCTGGTGGGGTAA